From Quercus lobata isolate SW786 chromosome 11, ValleyOak3.0 Primary Assembly, whole genome shotgun sequence:
tggggttatatatgatttaggtttggagagggcaaaaacagagaaataagagagaaggagagagttCTCTTTCCCTCTTTAGACTTAGAGCACTGCTGCAAGCACATGGGGAAAGAAAAATCTATGGGCATCGACACCGTTAGGCTACATATCTACCACCATCAGATCGTTGGAACCAGCTCCGGTAcgttttccttcatttttttttttttttttagatttgggaATGAAACATTACTTtctattgagtttttttttttgttgtataggtttagatttgatattggttttgatatttttttgtttcggGCTTTTGGGTTCTCcatgaaaatgtttgttttctcaaattttcaattttttccttattttggATTACAGAAATCACTAAGCCTTTCCCTGTTTTCTAATATCTGCGTtcatagttttgtttttttttttttccttggggttttgatttggaaAACCGGTTTTGTTGTTGATTCATCACCAACAGAAAAACTTTTATCcctattgaaaaatatatgggTTTAGTAGAAGGTAGgcacggttttttttttttttttttcccctttttttcccTATTCAATTACTGTTTCAAATTGTATAAAACTATTCCCTTTTTTGATTTGGGAAATTAtgattcattcattcattctgttctttcttttctgaatttatttgtATTAAGGAACTGTCATTTTGTATGTGAATGTTCTGCTTTATGAAATGGGCAGTACTTTTatgatttcttcttttcattttgctttGTTACAGTGTGAAACTtggaaaaaatttgtttgtttatatgtGAATTTGATTTGGTATTTCATGTTTACTATTAATTAAAGCCaaattcttctttattttattttatttatgaattcatGGTGTTGAATGGGAAGCCAAgtccaaagaagaagaagaaattgtcaATTCTTCGCCTTCATCGTATCTCTTATTTGGTGTTTTTACTTTTCTATTGATTTcaatatttgttttatattgaaatattaagtgctttttcttctctctcttttactaTGGATTGCCTGCAATGCCATTAATTTTGTTACTGATaataattccaatttttttatctttatggtTTCATACGTTTGAATCAATTTTCCCAGATTATCTCCTATTGAACAATCTCAAAATTGGGACTTCTTGCCAAGTGCCAAATCAAGTTCAAAGGTCTGCACTTCTCATTTTACAACACCTTTTTACCGTTTTGATCATTCTAGAATAGAGTTTTTACATTGTTAGTGGTATCCAATTGAGTTTTTTCTCTCACTACCCATTTCTACTTTGCAGTCTCTACTGATAGTGTTTTGcaaaacttttcaaaagaaCATAAACCATTTTGGCCCCCAAACTCTCCCTATAATGTTTTTTAAAGATAAGATTATCATCCTGTATAGTGATAAACTTTGTAtatcccacaaaaaaaaaaaaaaaattaaattaaatgggcattcaaaaaaaataggatgcatacaaattttttttgaacaaacTTACATTGGAGAGTTGGAGTTGACCATGAAAGGAGACCCATTTCttggtctctctctctgactCCTTAGTATTTGGCATCTAGACTCACTATTTAGTCtggtttttctttccttcttcttcgtccTTACTTCTTTGTcccttttacaattttttacttatGAATCTCTAAGTCGAAGGTTTCTTTTTTCACGTTACAATTTGCTAGATTGCTCCAACTTCTACCACGTGTGGCTCACATGTTCTAGCCACCAACTATCACCCACTTCaatatatttactattttatttgttaattttaccatttcattagTGTCTTTAGGACAATAACATTTCATTCGTTTTTTTCCAGTTTCCAAAAAGTGAATTTGACACTTGAtgtggttttctttgtttgctaGCAAAACACTTCTTGCTATttatatcatcattttttgCTCTGTAccccactattttttttttttttggaactaaCTTATTTTTGCCCCCTCCtattactaaaataattttaattattgatagATTTTGTAGCTATCTGAATTCTGGGCTGTACATGAAGCACTAACAAATGCAGAATCAAGGTTTGATTAGTCATGGTCCAAACCTTCATTTTCCAGATTAAAATTTTCACTGAACTGTTGCATTACTTTTTACAATTCAACCcatattttcaatgttttctTAGGCTTCGTTTGCAGtatttctttcatctttctctGCTGCAATTTAAAGTtgctatgctttttttttttttttttttttttagcaatcgGAAATAATGGCTGCAATTATATGGATTGCCCTCTTTGTAGTTTCACTAAGAAAAGTTAGGTATACAAAAATGCTCACCACAACcaagaaagaaaaccaaaaatccaTAAACTGATACCAAAGCAGTAGTAAAAGTGTTAAACTTGAAACTAAAATTCTATGAATAGTGGAGCTAAGCAAGATGTTTGGCACAGATGATGCACTTGTAGAGCAGTAAAATATAGGGAACACTAGTTACACATCACATGCATGACACAAAGAGAATAATTGATGCAACATGAAAATAGTTTGCAATCTCTGTTCTAATGGTTAAGAGAtgtcattttttggtttcacATGTTGTGCAAACCAAAAACTAGCTTAGCTAGATGTTGCATAGATCACTATTATCCATAGAAACATCACGCcaagttaaattaaattaaaaggaGTAGATATATCATAGAGTCCAAAGAGAATAATTGCACATATCACTATTACCCATAGAAATCCTTGGGTAAAGTATAAGCAAAAACCAAATTTCGCTTATACCTGAGCTCACTAAATTCTATTTTAGAGCATTTTGGTTCTTAAGTTATATTTAAACTTAATTAATCTGTGCCTTGCTACTTTGTGTTTTGTTAGTTGGGCATGAAATATAGATGTGGTTTTGATCTTTGCAATATGTGTTGAGCATCAGAGTTATATCATTTTTGTGAAATGAAAGTCATGTTTTTCTCACCTCTAAGTTTAACTATTTGATCATCTAGgtgtttcttttaaatattattagatattattttcatatactttAAATGAAAACATGACAAATATTAATGCCTaactgattaaaaaaatttgtaggtaATTATTGACTGTCATTCACATGGGCAACAAAGCTCTCCATCAACTTTGACATTACAAAAGTCACAAAGGAAATTATACCAAAAGGACATCCTAAAGGACTAGATGGATAACTTTCTtacataatagaaaaatagtTGCTGAAATAGAAGACTTGGATGCACAAAAAATGCTTAAGAATTATGCACCAAGTTCTATTCTTCATACCCTTTTCTTATTTActtaaatttctattttatttcagATTATGAGAGATTTAACTTTTTGTATTTAGGCTATGGTTTTGTAATCTGAGCATCCTAAGACTTTTATATCAACATgaatttaagttttgtaatataAGTGATTCTAATTTTGAACTCAGTTATAATTGTAGATTGTAATTCATTTGTCTCTATTAGATTGCTGCATTGTTTAGTGCAGCCTTATTTTGGGAATACAAGATTGATGGAAATTGAGAATACTATGAGAGTATGCATTTTTATAGGTGCTACATTAAAAAGCttctaatttcaagtaatgAATCTCAGTCCTAATTTTAAGTACTGTGCTTGATTGTTGACCTTTTAGGTTTATATTATACAAATAACAACTAAAGGCCATGAACAAGGCAAATATTTGGAGttgagaaaatcaaaatgcaaaCCATTACGAGAGATCGCCAACTTTTGGAAAACTAAATATCAGGAAACGTATTAATCTATTGTGCTTGGTCTcttacttttttccttttttgaagtCCAAGTTGTTCTAGTATTGAGAAAGCTGTTAatctattaaataaataaaaaggaatagtaTAATGTTaacatatatacaattttatcaCAAATAGATCAAATTAATTGGTGACATGCAAAGCCAAGATTGTTAATGTTAACAACAGATGGGGTATTATTTTTGCTTGTCTTACATGCAACACAAAGGTCAAACCTATCAAAGGAGTTTTATGGTGTGAATGATATAAAGGTGAGcctaaattataaaatgatcCCGCGCATTGCGCGGGTTAAAACGCTAGTGtcaataaaggaaaaaaaggtgGCTAGTAGACAAAATTATTGTCATTGAAGactaaaagggaagaagaaaaatttaaagaagTCCCTTTTTTAGGGACGAATGTAGGATTTTAagccggggggggggggcctggagataagcaaaaaaaaaattttcaaatacgcatccatatagtattaataaactatcaaccaaaacaaatagccaaaaatcattgtttcttaatatattaagatacaatctactaacaaaaacaaaagatatgaaacactattgtttctttatacaatcatctatgaaaagggaactcgacgctctttcaaatcttcaaaatcatctacTATTGAATCCAAACTAAATGTCGAAGCTATATCCTTTTCAATGTATAACATCAAAGAGTCATTCAAAAAATCATCTTCCATTTTGTTTCGAAGTTCAGTTTTGACAAGTTTCATAGTTGAAAATGCTCGCTCTGTAGTAGCAGTAGAAACTGGAAGAGTAAGCACAAGTCTCACCATTCTATAAACAAGTTTGTAGTGTTCTGAATTTCCAGTTCTCACTAACCATTGAGACAACTcagataaaattttcaattttttgaactctGGATCTTGGACTACATTATCCTCAAAAATGATAAACCTCCTTCTCCAACACTTTGTCATAATCTATGAAATCTTGTGGATAGAAATTCTTTACCAACAAACAAAGATCACTAATTCTGAAAGATTTTAATGCCTCTCGAGATTCTAAAGCTGAGCTACGCCTAAGTAACTCCATTGCATCTTCATTAAACCGATAATTTAGTTCCTGTAGTTGAGAATCTAttgtagcataaaaaatatttactcgaTAATGATGCTCATTTGTAACGTTATCTTGTTGATTACAAGTTCAACCTTGCCTCGCAACATAACAAGCATTCATATCCAGGACATCAACGTAATGCTTCTCACAAAATGATATCACAGTGGAGAGTAAGCCATCCCATCCatcatctctaaatttttggataagtgctttagtagatgaaactaaatgcatggcatttaaaatgtcttgagATTGGCTttgcaaagcttgacaaagTTTATCAGTGATCTCCATAATTTCCTTCTCAAGATGCAAGATgaagacaaattcaaatgaagttAAACCATCATAAGCTGACTCTCCTTCTGCCCGATTTTCTCCATCAATTGCATtatcaattatattttgtaaaacttcaacAGTTGAACTAAACATCCTTAATAAGCTAGAAACTGATCTAAAATGTGAACTCCAACGTGTTTCTACAGGTCGTTGTAAAGTGCCAATTTGATTAAGTCCACTTCCAGTTTCAAGCTCTTCAAGATCAATCAAACGTGCTATTTCATTAGCATTGACAACTTTCAATTGCTCATTGCGCTTGCATGAAGCATGAACAATTTTGATCAGAAAAAgcaatgtaagaaaaaaatgactaatgGGAACAACTTGTTTTGATGCTTTTACTAATGCCAATTGTAAGCGATGTACAAAACAATGGATATAGTAAGCATATGGCcaatcattcaaaatcaaagccTGTAATCCATTCCACATACCTCGCATGTTGCTTGCTCCATCATATCCTTGCCCtcgaatattttgtatatctaaGCAATGTTGAGATAACAAAGAATAGATCCCCTTCTTTAAAGTCAAAGCTGCAGTGTCAACAACATGAATAAGCCCCAAAAAGCGTTCTTTCACAAAGCCTTCTGCATCAACATATCTAAAAACCACAGCCATTTGCTCTTTCATGGACTCATCACGAGCTTCATCAACTATTATGCAAAACTTTGCATCACCAATTTCTTCCCGAATGGCCTTCTTCACTTTGGCTGAGAAAACATGTAGAATTTCCTTTTGAATCCTAGGTGATGTGTAGGTTGCATTTTTAgagctttttctattatttcagcAACCTTCTCATTCCAAAAGGTCACAATACCCAATGATTCATGAAAGTTCCCACGATTTAATGAACTAAAAATTTCATCTCGACCTCTAAAAGCTATAGCTTGAAAGGCAAGATATCGGACAATAAAAATTGTGGCCTTCAGTTGCAACCgattatttgcaatttgttcAGTAGTGAAATGAGCAACTACTCTTTGCAAATGCTGCAATTGGTTCATCAAATCCTTACACATTTGCTCAGCAACTCTATGAGCTGAGTTAGGATCTTTTTCTATATGACCTTGAAAATAACAATCTTTGCCCCCAACctttttccaatttctaaatCCACCAACAAAGAATGTATTTTGTCCCACAACCACATTTGGATTATGAAAGACAAAGCAGGGTAGATAATAAGCCGCATCTATTGTAGGAGAATACTCAAGccattttgaattatttctataccaagaagcttgaaagcTATGATTGCGCTTTCCACTTTTTTTGAATGTCTCTAAAGGAGGTTGGTGCAGACCTTTTTTAATGTAAGCCCATCGAATTTCATCACATTGATTAACATGATATTCCCATATTTATTTAAGTGTTCCGGGATCATAATCCAAAGAATCAAGGTCAattctttgaaattgtgtttaaGAGATTGGAACATCTGCATTTTCCGGAATTGGAACATCCACATTTTCCGGAATTGGAATAGCAACATTAGTTGTTGGCAATTCCACATTGACTTCggaagaatttgaagttgaaccttttcttttgaaaaaatcaagcattgtagttgattttttcatgatctacaaataaaataaaaattatataagaatcaccgttatttttttaaatttgtgtgacaattttttatattatattattttttttctttttatctttggTTTTCCTTTAATGTCTTTGTGTTTGGAGTgcctttatttatgtctttgtgttgtctcttcctttatttatgttgtaaggttgaatttattcaaccatctaattggctttattccgtaccaaatttgcttgtatttcagcatttagttaccctatatttaggtgggtttgatgtaagggtagtgagtgagatagagtgaagtttgctcaagagtgtgcaagaaaatagagactcgcggcttggcctcgagggtgactcgcggctgcaagccgccagatgtagcacacgtgccaagcatgccggaaggtgaacagtcatgctagctggagcactacaggacaaaacaggacaactagtcatacggttatctcgcgactggatctcgcgacttagtcaagccgcgagttcaagccgcgagccacccctgttttgtaaatcctgacgtttcacattcctctcccactccagtataaataccccttttacccacaaatgtaagagagtttccagagagatttttgagagagaaaccctaaagaaaaacaagattgattcaccaacaatctatacattagagtctcttcaaattcctcaactcccttcctctctattgtcaaatccttgagagacattttaccaaaccttgttctcaccattatcatcactgtgagagagctgtttggatttctgggaagcagttaggaaggaaccaatcttcattggttgatgctacggtctagtagcaaaatccgggaagctagaaaagaaaaaggttcggcgcaacctcgttggagcaagaagcttggagggcttaggtgcattgggtagattaggcttggagggtctattgctgtccttgtatctcaattacattttctagtggattgtttaccgcttggagggcggcggagaggttttacgccgagggcttcggtttcctcttcaataacacatcgcgtgttgtctttgtgtttgcatcttccttcctctctatctttgcctttttattatctactgtgggttgtgattttaatttggcttagatagttttaccaattccatattatagcttatgttaattttccacacactagttgtttgacataatgtttgaattggttaagttgtaatttgggggtctaaaagtttaagggtgtttttacacataATTGAACTTTCATATGTCTTTTATGTCTTTTGTATCTTTGTGTTGTCTCTTGTCTCCATCTTCCTAATTCTGACCCACTAACCCAAATACCCAATGAATCCCACTACAGACAGTCAAGCactactaacaaaaacttttcttaactttaccctttttttttccctgtcaCTTGTTTGTTGCCCAACAGCAACTCCATTTTTCCCTATTATTATGCCCggtcaacaaagaaaaaactatctGACTATCACTACAAACTCTATTCTCTCTATCTATCTCTTTTATCTATATAATGCAAGAGTCATaaagccaaaaagccaaaaaaaaaaaaaaaaaaaaaaaaacaccacaggCAGCAACTGCAGCATAGATTTAATTCACATTTCACAATCACCAAATCAGCTCAGTTCAACACTATTCACTCAtcagtaaaaacacaaacatgaaacaTAGAAACACCACAAGTCAAGTCCACAAGGCACAAGATTGTCATATCAcaaggttttgaaatttgaaggaaaatataAGAGTAAATATCTGTGAAATGTGAAGGCTCGAAGCTGGGCTGGCTAGGCAGATTGGGCAACGGCAACCGTCGATGGTGGCAGCAAGTGGATCTCGTCTCGTATGGCAGCGTGGGTCTCACTTGAAGCTGGGTTCGCACTTTCTcgctctctgtctctctccgtCACGGTGACACCGACACGGGCCTCTGAATCTAATCAAGATCACTGTACTCTCTATCTCCGTCTCGCAGCTCTCGCCTCTCAGTCTctcactttcctttcttttttttttttcctttgttttttgctttctctGTTTGGTTTTGGACTGTTGAGAgctgagtgtttttttttttttttttaagattgacATGGCCTGGGTTATGGGCTAGGGGAAGGGGGTTCATGATTTTGGAGGGGGGCTGGAGCAAAAATCTCAAGGGGACCCAAgccctcttttattttttttgggaaaattttacttgctaattttttttttttttttttttttttgggcccaggGGGGGCCCGAGCCCCCTTAGCCTTCTACTTGGGTCCGTCCTTGCTTTTTGTCCCAACTTTGCATGGGAACATTGACAAGGCTATTTCAGAAAATTACTCTATTCTCATTTAACGAATGGTGCTATATATGAAAATTGTGGAAATTGTTTTTCACAAACTtactaatactatatatatatatatatatatatatatatatatcattcgtATACCTTACctatttcacattttaaatataGATATcgatcaaaaatatatataatattgtacatAAAATTATGAACTTTGTAGGTATGAAATGTACATTAACGACTGTGAAAaatcaattacataaaatttaaaatcttattcAAAACAAGCTTACTTCTTTCCGGTTCAATTTCCTTGGCTTGCCAACCTTTTATTTCCAACGCATCCCATGTAGGCCATTGTATCAGGAACTTGCAGTATAGACGTTAATTTCTATTCAGGAATATATTTGTAGTATTTTTCTTCAACTTTACTTTGACATGTAATGCCTTAATTAGCTTCTTCTAAGTTCACGTGGCTCCCATTTAAACTATGGAAAATGAGGTCGAGCTATCTCAAAACAACTTCCATATGATatattacaagaaaattgtaCTCATCATTACTTCATGAGTAACACTTTTTGAGCTTTTGGGACTTACGTTAATTGGATATCAATTTCCAAGAAAGGAAGAACTTTTGAAATTGAGGAAGCCTTATGTTTTGGCATATTGAGAACTATCTCATCAGTGGTTTTTCATTACATCTTACTTGAAGTCTTCAAGTAAGATGTAATGAAAAAGCACTGATGAGATAGTTCTCAAGTTGAAGATGAAGCCAATGATTCCAAAAGATCCATCAAATAGAAATTTACATACCAGGTATGAATGCTTCCTATATCTAGCtgataattatatttaaatggTATTACATGTATACCAAATAgaatatgaattgaataaaatCATTAATTGTGAACTATTTTTAAGtgtctacaaaaaaaaatatatatatatatatatatatatatatttatataatatgtcATCAATGTGAACATGACAAGTAACTTATTAACTTCGACGCAAAACATATAAAGGAAAAGCTCctattatattaatataatttgcaattatttgtatacattttaaataaaatttaattaagtaataTTTTGTTCTTTCACTGCATCTTCCTTGAATCCTCTCAGCAATTTCATTCTTCAagcatacacaatttttttttttgatacgcAGCATACACAAATTTTAAGCTATATTATAATGCGTTATTTACTCACTTTTTCTACAAGCCCTAAACTCCGAACTATACCCCTTCATAGAAAGAAACTTGAAATGTACATCCTAATttcttgattaaaaaaaaatgttcttttcGAAGAAAACTCTCTTTAACATGGTAAAGGAGGTGATacttatgttttttaatttttattttaagagtaatgttacatccataatattttgACAGTAAATCTTAGATAGCAAGAtgttacaagttttaaactGAGCTTATCGCTGACATTACTTTTTCATCtatcaataacaatttatcatttaagattttttgtgaaattaatgTGAATATGTTACAGATGTAGCATTTCTCCTATATTATATCTAGGTTTGTTATTAGATTGCGATAAAGCTAATTGAAGTT
This genomic window contains:
- the LOC115966421 gene encoding zinc finger MYM-type protein 1-like, which translates into the protein MTPTEYVSIAPEKSYDLLTDFGVNERSNLRCSVWIRVVKSYLLQFLNRLRHRLLFFSIQGLDLIFHLHHGYIAFSRGHLTFAHLSYSIISTEFDHQVHLQRVVAHFTTEQIANNRLQLKATIFIVRYLAFQAIAFRGRDEIFSSLNRGNFHESLAKVKKAIREEIGDAKFCIIVDEARDESMKEQMAVVFRYVDAEGFVKERFLGLIHVVDTAALTLKKGIYSLLSQHCLDIQNIRGQGYDGASNMRGMWNGLQALILNDWPYAYYIHCFVHRLQLALVKASKQVVPISHFFLTLLFLIKIVHASCKRNEQLKVVNANEIARLIDLEELETGSGLNQIGTLQRPVETRWSSHFRSVSSLLRMFSSTVEVLQNIIDNAIDGENRAEGESAYDGLTSFEFVFILHLEKEIMEITDKLYSQLQELNYRFNEDAMELLRRSSALESREALKSFRISDLCLLVKNFYPQDFIDYDKVLEKEVYHF